In the genome of Arachis hypogaea cultivar Tifrunner chromosome 9, arahy.Tifrunner.gnm2.J5K5, whole genome shotgun sequence, the window ctattactaaggagtaggcaaacttttctagtttgcggtaccttagttcagggccttgtaggaccttactgatgaagtaaactgggtgttgtccgacctcgtcttcttttaTCAGGGCTGACAAGACAGCCCTGTTTGCTACAGATAAGTACAGAACGAGGTCTTTCCCTGGTATTGGTCGGGttaggataggaggttggcttaaaaactttttgaactcttggaacgcctcctcgcattctggagtccattcaaactggcatccctttctcaataaggagaacagAGGAAGGGACTTTAGTGCCGaccctgccaaaaatctggagagggctgcaagtcggccattgagctgctggacttctctcaaacaagtcggacttttcatttctaggatggctctacacttatcgggattggcttcaatccctctttgtgttagcataaaccctagaaacttccctgcctctaccgcgaaggcacactttgcgggatttaatCTCATCCCGTGTAGCCTTATGGTATCGAAGACCTGCGAGAGGTCTGATAGGAGGTCGACCTCCTTcttggtttttaccagcatgtcgtcgacgtatacttccattagggtCCCTAGGTGAggggaaaacactttattcatcaacctttgatatgtggctcctgcattctttaatccgaatggcatgaccacgtagcagaaattagctctgggtgtgatgaatgacgttttctcctggtctggctcatacatcgggatttgattatatcccgagtaggcgtccataaacgataagtattggtaccccgagctggaatccactagggtatcaatacttggtaggggataagggtccttgggacatgccttatttaagtcggtatagtcgacacacattctccatttgccattctgttttttgaccagcactacattggctagccatgttgggtacttgacttctctaatGAAACCAGCTTCCAGAAgcgcctgtacttgttcttctactattagggctcgttctggtccgagcttgCGTCTTTTTTGTTgcacaggtcgggaccctggataaaccgagagcttgtgggacatgagcccGAGGTCAATCCCAGGCATgtcagaggccttccaggcgaagaggtcggaattgtcTCTTAGGAGATTAGCCAACCCTTGTTTTagagtttcccctaggttggctcctatataagtgttttttccttcctccttatcgacctgtatctcctcggtttttcctcccggttgtggtcgctgctcttctctggcccttgcgccgccgagctctattgtgtgaacttattttccctttcctctcagatttaggctttcgttatagcatttctttgccaacttttgatctccccttactgttgctattcccgctgaggtcgggaatttcatgcagaggtggggagtggataccaccgctccgagtcgattaagggtagctctgccgatcaAAGCATTGTATGCTGACCCTACATCTATGACTATGatgtctatactcagagtctttgatttttccccttttccaaaagtggtgtggaggggtaaaaatcccagtggttttattggcgtgtcccctaatctgtatagggtgtcggggtaggctcttaactccttctcatctaaccctagcttgtcgaaagcAGGCTTGAAGagaatgtccgccgagcttccttggtctactagggttctgtggagatgggcatttgctaggatcatagttattaccactagatcatcgtgtccagggattattccttgcccatcttcttttgtgaatgaaatggtaggaaggtcgggtgactcttccccgacctgatagactcttttgagatgtcttttgcgagaggatttggtgagtcctcctcccgcaaatcctcctgagatcatatggatatgtctctctggagtttgcggtggtgggtctcttctatccatatcatctcgctttctctttccatgactgtccgacctctctatgagatatctatcaaaccgaccttctctagccagcttttctatcacattcttgaggtcgtagcagtcgtttgtggagtgaccatatattttgtGGTACTCGCAATAATCGCTGTGGCTcctcccttttttatttttaatgggtctagggggtggcagtctttcagtgttgcaaatctctctgtatacatccactatagaaactttcaggggagtataagagtgatatttccttggcctctcgagaccgagctcttcctttttcttggcttccctttccctctctttagttgagggagggggtccaggtcgccaactcaggtctcttaatttggcgttttcctccatattgatgtacttttcggctcgttcctgtacatcacttagagaaacgggatgtcttttagatatggattgCGAGAAGGGTccttctctaagtccattgactagtcccattatgactgcctctgtgggcaggtcttgaatctccaaacatgctttgttgaatctttctatataggctcgtaaagattctccgacctcctgttttattcccaggaggctcggtgcatgtttcaccttgtctttctgaattgagaacctcatcaaaaacttccttgagaggtcttcaaagctagtGATCGATCTTGGgggaaggctatcgaaccacttcatcgctgctttcgataaagtggtcgggaaagctttgcatcgcgtagcgtcggaagcatcagctaggtacatccgacttttgaagttgcttagatgatgctttggatccgtggttccatcgtagaggtccatatccgggcttttgaagtttctcggaacttttgccctcattatgtcctcgctgaaaggatcctCTTCACCCAAGAGCGGCTCTTCTTGTTTGTCGCGGGAGTTGTGACTCTTGAGGGAAGATTCcagctttaagagttttctttctaactcttttcgccgttccatctcctcttttaggtacttttcagtttccttttgccGCTCCCGCTCTTGTTCTAACTGTTCCAGGCGGCTATGGACTAACCCCATGAGTTCAGTTACATGGGATGGTCCTCCTTTTCTGATTCGCGCCCTtctgaggaatttaccttcgggtTCTTTACTTCGGAGGTGCCTTCTCTATGCTGATTGTCAACTTCCTGGTGGAGGGCGAGGTCCGCATCGTTATTGcctgtgtccagattctcttgttcagaatctgtctctacatggccttcttcgtgggatctgtccgccatcgatggataatctctcgggtccccggcaacggcgccaatgttacggtaggtaaccggagattaatagatTAGATGACGTTAGTTGGCCCAATCGTCCACGGATGGTAGTCTCCGAGCTGGTTCGCGCGCtggagcctccttccgacttgtgtgcgtgagtgaatggggggtagtacctgcaaagacactccgatgcctaagttagcaagggtgttagcaggtctagagagtattgggcttaaagatacctgaggggtgtcagtgtatttatagtggtgagccaataaccaccgttggagtagtgccgtatctttagggtgttaaccgtcccattatcttagggcGGTTTAGATATGGCTTGATGAAGCGGttggagagattttaggggcggttactcatttgaatgagtgtttatctgccggCTAATCTCATGCCCGACTTCTTTAGGACAAGTCGTAGTCAATACCGACTTCTTGATACTAGTTCGGTGCGTAGTAAAGCTCAATCCTTTGGACTAAGCCTTtcttttggacctgggcctttattattgggtcagggtatgaacagttactTATGTGTAGGATTTATAATTTTTACTATTGGCTCAACACATACCAAATTAATAGACCAAGCAATTACatctattaaaatttaattaaaaatattcacaTGCACACGATAAAAGTGTCGGTTTCTGCCATCAACATTTAAGAAATCTATAATGCTCTACATTATTATATGCCATAGAGGTAATATTACTGTTGATTCTATCGAGCAATAATGTCAGCTTTGATTATGCCCGCTAtggttaattattaatttattatactcCAAGGATGCATCATAGTTCTTGGCAGCTAATAGGTTAATTAATCTATCTATATTTTTGCTTTAGTTTCTGTTCAACATATCATGCATGTGCAGTTAATGTATTACATTGTCGAATTTTATGCCATTCATGTGATTTTCTACATGTGTTCACTGCGTATGCTTCTGTTTATATTTCTCTTCGGTCAATGTATGCTGCAATATTGAGATTTGAGAAGAGTTTTTTGCACCTTAGTTAAATAATTCGATGGTGCCGACTTAGCATCCGGTATTTTGTGTCAATCAAAGGAAGAAAATAATGGAAATGTTTCaccttattttataaatgttaaaGGTATTTCTCGTTCTAAAGCGGTaggatttaaaatattttttttttttggtttcccacggtatcccccaacccgacaggtcaaggaTTTAAAATATTTGGATGGCGGTTTTTGACAGATAAAAAAATTAGGCACTTTTTCTCCACTAATAAATCCAAACGACATAAACAAAAATGCTACCTATGACCTAACACATATTGAAGTCTTTTACCAAAGAAATCTTCAACAATAGGaagaaaatttaatagagaaagtGTCATTTTCATCGCCGTGCTTTTCTTGTTTAGCATGTCCTTAACTTGTGTCCTTTCCTACTTGTTGCCGTAACCAACTAACCATGATGCCATCATCCCAAAAGCGATACCATGAAAATAATAGGAAGGTTTCTTGGATTCCTTTTCGTTTATATTTTCCTAATGTGACTTTAGTAATACTAAAAGTTCTTAAATGAATTAATGTGGATCTAGGAGAACTTTATTCTTAACCTTACACCGTGGCAGTATGTTTAATACGAGGGCAAACGACTTGTCTTTATGCGTCATTTACCCTTTGAAGGCCCACAAGGCCACTGCAACAAATTGAATGGATtccccacttaattaattaaaagcaGTCTTTCGAAAGAGGTGAGGCCACACATTTTAACCTTTTAGGGGGCTCCTTTGTTCATATCTATTCTGCTACTGCAAGTAATCACTTTCTTACCACCATTGTTTTCCATGCCACCTGGTGAAATTCATGCAATCATTCACAACTCCCAAGTCAGCCTCATATACAAAAAATTGCAATTGTTTATAACAAATTCATGAACAATATTGTTTGACTTTGATGAACAATATTACATTTCTTTGTGGACATCCAATGATTGCTCGTTCCAAAGAGAAAGAACAGAAGAAAACCATGAAGCATTAACAGCCACACGTCAGAGCATTATTATGAGCAAGAGTTTGATCAGAGAGTCAGATAGGTCCACCAATCTCAaccaatagaaaagaaagaaacaagtaaCAGCATTCATTCACTTATTTATGCATAGTACATGCCATTGGACAATGTAATTAACAACCTCGTTTCCTTCATTCATGTATGCCCTGGTACCCTAATTTGCTCAATCAAGTGGATAATAAATCACCGTAGTTATGTTTAAAAAGAATGCCAATATCAATCATTTTATATTATATGGTATATGGTACATCCCGTTatacattaataaataaataaataaaacctgTAAAAGAAAAACGCTATCCTACCAAACTTACAAGAAAAATGgtgttcttattttcttatttatttatcaacCCCCTTCTTTTCTTTACTGAATGAAACACCCAGCTCCATTTTCATCTCCACTTACTGAAACTCAAATCTTCTTGATCCCTAAACCTTCTAAATACCCCTTCCATGGCAACATCAAAAGCATCCTTCATTCCCTCCAATCCATTGTTACTTTTGGCATAAACCAACCTTGGAATATACTCGATCACTTTCTCCCGCATTTTCCTAACCTCTTCCTTGCTGTAGCTTTCGAGAACCGCTTTTACCGAGGTCCCATTCTTAACCGCGTTCCGGTCTATGTAAACCGAGTAACTACCCGGTTCAGCCGGCAAGAACCACTCATACTGAAAGTAAGCACTCCGCCGCCAGAAAAAAACCGGAATCGAACCTGCCACCATGCAATCGAAGATCGAACGCCGCGTGAAGCTGTCCCCTCTCGGCTGAAGGCAGAAATCCGACTCAAGAAACGCCTCCATGATCGCTGACGTCCCGTTCGAGCATCGGCTCCCGGAGCAATTCACGGCGCGGCACGACTCGCCGGAGTCTCGGCACTGGCTCAGCAGCAACCCTCGGAAGTCGTTGCGGAAAGTGCGGCGTGGGGCGCCGGCGAAACAGAAGAGCGAGCTGCGGCGGCGATCGCGGACGAACTGCTGCCAGCGAGTTACATCAGAGTCGAATCGGGGGTGAAATCCGGTAGGATAGGGAACACCGACGTCGAAGTAGTCCCAAGGGTTACGCTCGATGAGGAGGCGCGTGACGTTCCTCATCCCTGTCTTGTAGATGCAGCTTGAACCCCAGTCTTGGTCCTTGGACCTTCGAAAATCCCATGTGATGCGCCCCATGGTGATAAAGTGATTCCAGCCGTTGGATTTCTTGTAATAGGGTTGATCATTGAGCCACGTCAGCATCATGTCACAGTGATGATCGCGATCCTTTGCTGTTGATGTGTTGGACCATAGGTACTTCCCAACCGCGAGTCCAGCGTAGAAGGGGATGTAAAATGCCGTAGCCAATTCTGGTTCCGTTACCCTGCACTTGTGGTGGAGCATCCTCCTGTGGAAGATTATTTCCGACACGAATTGGTCTGTCCAGTACCACGCCGGAAGGAGATCCTCCGGCACGATTCCAGCAAGACCGGCAGCACTCTGGCCGAGTCCATCGTTTGCGAGGGCGATGCAGCGGGAGCTCCACGGGTTGAGGTTGTCGCAATTCTCGAGAATTTCTTTGTTGAAGGTTCTGGGGAGGTCGTAGACGAAAACCCTTCCGGAGCCGCATTGGTCGAGTGAGGTGTTCTCGATGACTTCGTTTTGGGGGAGTGTGGGTTCTTGAACGACAGCGTTTGCAGGAATAGAGAGGTAGGGATGGTGGGCGTTGGTTGAGTTATGGAGAAGTGTAGATGGGTGAAGGAAGGCGTCAGGGTAGGGGAAGCCACGGAGGTTGGAGAGGAGGAGGATCTGGAGGAAGAGGATGATGTAGAGAATCCATGAACGAGGGTTTCTAGGAGAGAGGAGGTGTATGAGGGCTGCGGTGAGGGCTGAGAAGGTGGATTTGGGATCGGAGAGTTCGGGAGATTTGGGTCTTCTGTGGGGTTCCGATGAATGGGGAAGCATGAGAAATGAGTTGTTAGTGGCGGAGGGCTTGTATGTGGAGTATTACCTGGTAGTCACTATGCAGTGAGTTGAGGGAAAGTAGCAGAGATAAAGGATACATAtggtggatgatgatgatgttgatcgaTGAGGAAGAGAGAGACACGTGTCAAGGACTTTTACTGGGTGCCAGGGGCAACCGACACTCATCATGCCAGATATTCATTGACATGTGGCTTCCATTGAGTTGCCTATCCATGCTCTCTACCCCTGCATAACATTCTATTACTCTATTCTACTATTACAGTATTACTATACCAAACCTATTTTAACCTCGTTTTTTGATATAAAATAAGATTGAATAGTAGAGTAAATGGTTTGGGTTAATAGTTAATATGGGGTAGTGAAGGTGAAGTGCCATGTGATCACAAGAAGGGGACCGGAGAGAGAGGCGCAGTTATCGGTGATGGAGCATGAAAGCAGCTTCGAGAGAAATTCCATTTACCAAGTGTCTTCAGTCTTGACAGTTTGCGGTTGCGTCGCCGTCAAGTGTCCCGCCACGTGCACCGCTATTTATAATTGGACCCCGTCCACTAACTGTACTTCAAATACGACGCCGTTTCCTCCATATAATAACAATTGTAATTTGCACATGCCAGTTGAAAACGGTGCGGACCATTCGGGTGAAAGTGAAAACCCACCGTCTTGGGGCCCATTTGTATTGGCCTCAACCTTGCTTATATACCCACATGGATCATATGATTTTCATACACGGTAGAAATTTAAGTACAGTCTACTTCAcgtgaaattaatagttaaaagtcgTTAAAAATTATCTAACAGCTTTTAGCtatcaattttacataaaatcgACTGTATCTGAATTTTCATCCTCAtacatataattataataatattattagttctactggataaacaataaaaattgtGAATAATATAAACAACAAACTGTAATCTGGTCCAACaccattaaaaacaaaaaaaatccactTCTAATTACCCCACTAAAATTCCTATATTTCACATTTTAATCTTTAACCAtctcttttttattctgatgacCATCGCAACACTACACTTTCAAACTCTCTCATTGGAGGCACTTCATTTTTTATTGGTCGCATTAGTTGGCATTAATCCGAGTCTCGCAACAAGGATCAGCGTCATCGCTTCTTTTCTACCCAACCCTATTATCGACAAAATAACTaaacatataattaaaataaaattaaccatCTGCATATCTAATCAAACGAACATCTAGTACGTATGATTTAATTGTATATACTTAAGTCCAATCTAAAAAACTAaacatctaaattaaaataaaaataatcatccgcataccAACACCACGCCTATAACACCACCCACAGTAATGAACTTGAAACTTCTAACAACAGCCATTGTGAATAGTGATCACGAGACAATAGCAGAACAATGAAGGACACGGATATAGGTGCAGCTATGGCCGCGTCTGAGAGCGATGTGGAACAGTGGAAGCAAC includes:
- the LOC112711727 gene encoding xyloglucan galactosyltransferase XLT2, which produces MLPHSSEPHRRPKSPELSDPKSTFSALTAALIHLLSPRNPRSWILYIILFLQILLLSNLRGFPYPDAFLHPSTLLHNSTNAHHPYLSIPANAVVQEPTLPQNEVIENTSLDQCGSGRVFVYDLPRTFNKEILENCDNLNPWSSRCIALANDGLGQSAAGLAGIVPEDLLPAWYWTDQFVSEIIFHRRMLHHKCRVTEPELATAFYIPFYAGLAVGKYLWSNTSTAKDRDHHCDMMLTWLNDQPYYKKSNGWNHFITMGRITWDFRRSKDQDWGSSCIYKTGMRNVTRLLIERNPWDYFDVGVPYPTGFHPRFDSDVTRWQQFVRDRRRSSLFCFAGAPRRTFRNDFRGLLLSQCRDSGESCRAVNCSGSRCSNGTSAIMEAFLESDFCLQPRGDSFTRRSIFDCMVAGSIPVFFWRRSAYFQYEWFLPAEPGSYSVYIDRNAVKNGTSVKAVLESYSKEEVRKMREKVIEYIPRLVYAKSNNGLEGMKDAFDVAMEGVFRRFRDQEDLSFSKWR